The genomic segment CAATGTTGCAAAGTTGAAGTGAAGTAAGGTTAGGACAGGAGATGATGCGTTCTAGGGTGCTGAGGTGAAGCAATGTTACAAAGTAAAGGTGAAGTAAGGTTAGGACAGGAAATATGATGTGTTCTAATAGGGTGCTGAGGTGAAGCAATGTTACGAAGGCGTGGTGAAGCAATGTTACGAAGGCGAGGTGAAGTAAGGTTAGGACAGGAGATGATGTGTTCTAATAGGGTGCTGAGGTGAAGCAATGTTACGAAAGCGAGGTGAAGTAAGGTTAGGACAGGAGATGATGTGTTCTAATAGGGTGCTGAGGTGAAGCAATGTTACGAAGTTGAGGTGAAGTAAGGTTAGGACAGGAGATGATGTGTTCTAATAGGGTGCTGAGGTGAAGCAATGTTACAAAGTTTAAGTGAAGTAAGGTTAGGACAGCAGAGATGATGTGTTCTAATAGGGTGCTGAGGTGAAGCAATGTTAGGaaggtgaggtgaagtaaggTTAGGACAGGAGAGATTATGCGTTCTAGGGTGCTGAGGTGAAGCAATGTTACAAAGTTGAAGTGAAGTAAGGTTAGGACAGGAGAGATCATGCGTTCTAGGGTGCTGAGGTGAAGCAATGTTACGAAGTTGAAGTGAAGTAAGGTTAGGACAGGAGATGATGTGTTCTAATAGGGTGCTGAGGTGAAGCAATGTTACGAAGTAAAGGTGAAGTAAGGTTAGGACAGCAGATGATGTGAGGCAAGATAAGGTGATGGTacggtatggtatggtatggtatatgGTACTGTAAGTTACAGTACAGTATGGTATATGGTACGGCACAGCACGGTATGGTATATGGTATGGGATCGGATGGGACAGTtagtatggtatggtatggtatggtatggtatggtatggtatggtatggtatggtatggtatggtatggtatggtatggtatgggaTTGGATTGGATGGGATGGTtagtatggtatggtatatgGTACAGTACGGTATGGTAtgaggtatggtatggtatatgGTACAATACGGTATGGTacggtatggtatggtatggtatggtatggtatggtatggtggcGAGTAAGGTGAGGTAAAACAAGGTGAGATGAGTAAGGTGAGGTAAAACAAGGTAAAGCAAGTAAGGTGATGTAAAACAAGGTGAGGCAAGTAACGTGATGTAAAACAAGGTGAGGCAAGTAAGGTGAGATAAAACAAGGTGAGGTAAAACAATGTGAAGCAAGTAAGGTGAGGTAAAACAAGGTGAAGCGAGTAAGGTGAGGTAAAACAAGGAGAAGCGAGTAAGGTGAGGTAAAACAAGGTGAAGCGAGTAAGGTGAGGTAAAACAAGGTGAAGTGAGTAAGGTGAGGTAAAACAAGGTAAAGCAAGTAAGGTGATGTAAAACAAGGTGAGGCAAGTAACGTGATGTAAAACAAGGTGAGGCAAGTAAGGTGAGGTAAAACAAGGTGAGGTAAAACAATGTGAAGCAAGTAAGGTGAGGTAAAACAAGGTGAAGTGAATAAGGTGAGGTAAAACAAGGTGAAGCAAGTAAGGTGATGTAAAACAAGGTGAAGCGAGTAAGTTGATGTAAAACAAGCTGAAGCGAGTAAGGTGATGTAAAACAAGGTGAGGCAAGTAAGGTGAGGTAAAACAAGGTGAAGCAAGAAAGGTGGGGTAAAACAAGATGAGGAGAGTAAGGTGATGTAAAACAAGGTGAAGCGAGTAAGGTGAGGTAAAACAAGGTGAAGCGAGTAAGGTGAGGTAAAACAAGGTGAAGTGAGTAAGGTGAGGTAAAACAAGGTAAAGCAAGTAAGGTGATGTAAAACAAGGTGAGGCAAGTAACGTGATGTAAAACAAGGTGAGTCAAGTAAGGTGAGGCAAAACAAGGTGAGGTAAAAACAATGTGAAGCAAGTAAGGTGAGGTGAAACAAGGTGAAGTGAATAAGGTGAGGTAAAACAAGGTGAAGCAAGTAAGGTGATGTAAAACAAGGTGAGGCGAGTAAGGTGAGGTAAAGCAAGGTGAAGCGAGTAAGGTGGGGTAAAACAAGGTGAAGTGAGTAAGGTGAGGTAAAACAAGGTGAAGCGAATAAGGTGAGGTAAAATAAGGTGAAGCGAGTAAGGTAGATAAGCTGAAGGTGGAGATAAGGTAATGTAAAAAAGGTGATACAAGTGAGGTAAAGTTTGGAGTGCAATACCTCCTGCTCTTTGAATGACAGGGAAGCTCATGTCTGCTTGTGATATCTTCGATCTGAACAGTGTGATTAAAAGAGCCATCCAGCTCTTGCACGCAGACTGTCAGTGGGCCCTGCAATTTGCATAGCGATAGCAGTAAAAATCACATGGATCGCAAATTTAACAACAATAGAAGAATGAAAAGTAACTAAGGAGTTTCACTTACAACATATTTCACAGTGCCTTTTGATAAATCCTGTTTAATGTCCAGCTCTacaatatttctttttctattaaacACAAAACTACCATGGAATTTGGCAATACCGCTGTGACATCTAGTTATGTTGGTCAAGGAAAACAACTGGACAGATATGCAAAGACATTAACCATTCAAGCCTCATTAACTAACTTAACCTAACTAAACCAATATCTCCAGTCAACCAACTGAACCATCATCAGTCTTATGGTAAAGGATACATCCACtgatcaataaaaacatttatatcTTTGCCAGATACCGTTGATATGGACTTGAGGAACTGTAAAGAAGTAAATAGCAAAAATTACAATAATGAATACAATAGTCAAAGAACCAATTACTAGGTACCCATGAATGCCTAAATAATAGCAACCACCACTACCTACTCAATTGTTGGGAACCATGGTTGTTGAGGTCTGCGTAACAAGGTGCTCTTTACTCTTCTCtcccacccctaccccctccaTCGGCCATGTCCCCCCTTGTAATCGCCCCACATTACCCTGACCTCGACGCCCTGGGTTTCCTAAGGATGTACTTACTCCTGAAGTAGAGAGTAGAAGATTCCTCCAGAGACTTGAGTCAACTTTAGGTTGAGCCGTGGTGTTTGCCAAAGATAGAAGCTTATTGAAAACCTACagtaaacaacaaaaatagttTACACGTTCTGAAATTATCACACTTCCAATCTATCACAAACTGTACCATAGAGTATGGATAAGAAGGGAAAGAAAAGGAAGAGGCGATTAAATGCATAAATTGTAAAGTAACGATAAAGCTTGTTAAGGGTTAGAGTAAGGGTGGATAGTGACATTCTTTTAAAGTCTGTGGACTTAAGTGCATGAACTATGTTTTCTTAAGCTATAAAACCTAGTGGAATCAAATCAAAGTAAAACAAATTGAAGAGGCATCTTTTAATGGTAAGAGTTTTGAATATCTTTGTCACAAAAATTAGAACTTGAGAGTGATGCAGGTATGAAGCAGGTTTAAGTGATTTAATAGCATTTATAAAAAAGTCTTTTCCTTGCCACCACCGAAAACTTAATCCATCCATCAAATAGTATTATAATAGTAGTTTGCTCGCACCTGTAATAATGGTTCCTGGCCTATCCTAATCTCAATCATCCTAAGCACCAAGTGTGACTTGCTCCATGCCACTTCCCGCTGCTTGACGCTGGTTAGGTGTGGGTgtaggtgtatggaggagccTGCTGCTGATCTGGGACTGTCTTGAGATGAGCTGGATGACTGGTTAGCAGTGCTCTCTATCATGTTACTGTGGAGGGGAGGGAGTCCAGGGCCATCTGTCTCGTATTGACACACTGACTCTGTTTCCTGAAAAGGAAAGGAGGTATGTATAGGTAAAAGACACAAGAAAAGAATTTCAAGCCACAGGTCTGGTCTCTCGCCACACTGTATTAACCTGGTTGGCCCCGGTACCACCTTTAGTGACTGTGCTTACAGTACACACTAATCCAAACTTACTGTATGGGATGTAATCTGTGTGCTATCTGTGATAAGAAAAGTCAGTTGCTTGTAAAATGCATTAATTATGTCTTCAAATGTTATTACAAAATTctaaacattttatttgtatCATATATTGTATTAAAGATTCTTGGAGGGTAAGTCCAGACTTTGGTTCTGCATAGCATGTGAATCAAAGATTCTCAGACTGTGTGTCTGTATGGCATGTCCAAAAAGGATTCTAAGACAGCATCTGTATAAAGTGTATCAAAGAATGTCAGACAGCATCTAAGTGTATCAAAGATTCTCAGACAGCATCTGTATAAAGTGTATCAAAGATTCTCAGACAGCATCTGTATAAAGTGTATCAAAGAATGTCAGACAGCATCTGTATAAAGTGTATCAAAGATTCTCAGACAGCATCTGTATAAAGTGTATCAAAGATTCTCAGACAGCATCTGTATAAAGTGTATCAAAGATTCTCAGACAGCATCTGTATAAAGTGTATCAAAGAATGTCTGTATGGCATGTCCAAAAAGGATTCTAAGACAGCATCTGTATAAAGTGTATCAAAGATTCTCAGACAGCATCTGTATAAAGTGTATCAAAGATTCTCAGACAGCATCTGTATAAAGTGTATCAAAGAATGTCAGACAGCATCTGTATAAAGTGTATCAAAGATTCTCAGACAGCATCTGTATAAAGTGTATCAAAGATTCTCAGACAGCATCTGTATAAAGTGTATCAAAGATTCTCAGACAGCATCTGTATAAAGTGTATCAAAGATTCTCAGACTGTGTCTACAGGAAATAGTACACATAGTGTATGTGTATAAACAATTCTGAGACTGTGTGTCTATAATCACAAGAGTGTATCAATAAAAATCTATGACTCACCTTCATGATCCAATATCTGTATTCATTGTTGCCAAAAGCTTTCTTGACATACAAACTGTAGAGATATCCAGCAATACCTGAACAAAGCCAAGCATCTGACCTGAAACGATAATCACCAAATGCAGTACATCATAGTAGGAAACATGTCTGAAGAagaaactaaataaaaaatataaacttatAAAAATGTAGCATTATTCTCCAATTTTTAAGCCAACCAGTACAGGCCTGAAAACcatattttattaataaaatctgcTAATTACATAAGATTTTGTTCTTCTATAGGATGCATCCCAATTTTGAAAGGTTTTTTTTGGGTGAAAAAAGTGTGTTGTATCTCAGGAAAACAGTAGCACTCACCAATCTTGCATGCAAATGTAACAGCCGAAGAACTGCTCAGCTAGCGCCTGAGCCAGCACCCTTCTTGTGATGAAAGTTTGATCAATGATGCGTGATGAATGTAGAAGACTAGTGCTGTGAATGGCCAAATGCAATTGTTCAGTATTCTATTGGGTAAAAGATTCATCATTTGCCAGATACAAAGGTATCAAGAAAATGTGTTCTATAGTGATACGGGCTACGGTTCGTTTGTAACCTGGGAAATAAGCCAAAAAACACATATGTTAAATATGACCACACAATATGTTAAATATGACCAAGCCTTCACTTCTATTGTAGGGGGGTATTCAGTACAAAGGCCAACCATCTCATTTTATACTTTTTAGCTTTGCCTATAGTAAGTCATATCTGATACCACTTGGACCAACCTGCTAATAAATATGTAGAAGAACCTTATATCTCTAAGATGTATTACTTACTAAGATGGACATTTGAAAGCACTAGGCGGCCTGGTCAAGAAACACTTTCTTGTGGTTTGACATGTGTCACACTGGATGAGATGTATCAGCTATGGACTTACTTAAAGATGGACATAGATGCGTAAGCTGCCTTGACGCTATAAGCCTGGTCAACAAACACCTGCTTGTAATGTGTGTAGGGGTATCGGCAGCTGAGGTTCTCCTCATACATCTCAAACACATCATGTAGGAATGCTGTGGAATGCTTTAGATTTGCCAGAAGACCAGGGAGGCAGAAATTTGTCACTTCTGGCATAATCGGGTCAACATAGATCTCAAAGGGCCTGCAAAGCATGCAAATAATAAGAGCTTAATATGGTGACAAGAGCAGAAACTGATAAAGTGTTCTAGCCTGGTGTAAGAACCTGTGTATTGTGCATTGCGCATGAGTTTTGTCACAAAGATGCTTTTGCTTGGTAGAAGAAATTGTGATGAAAATACAgtagtatgtttttttatatcatgggTAAAGTACTGTAGGATAAAGTGTCTATTTtttcaagtgttttttttctttctattaCCCAACAGCCACGGCGATGTTTACAGCTGAAGTTGGTATATTCAACGCATAATGGAAAGTCTTTCGTCTCTCATCAATAGTAAAGACCtacattttaaagaaaaggCATTAAACCACTCaatgttgtatttttaaaaaatggcaaCGATTTGTACAcatgaaaatatgaaaaataccTGATCAACAAGCTCTCCACAGCTAACAGCAACCATGTCTTTGTCTACTGTGATGTCAATACTCCATGTACAGACTTCAGCGTAAGAATCAACACAAGGAAACCACAGTCTGAACAAGATACCAACAGCAATAACTGTTTATTAGTCGGCTCTTTATTGTAATGGTGGACTAGGTGTACTGTACTTCAAGTAGGCATGCTAGACACATTAAATGGCTTCGATGCCTGCTTCGAGGAAACCACAGTCTGAACAAGATACCAACAGCAATAACTgtagttgatttttttttttgttattaaggTGTGTTCTTCAATTTTATTTCTCAGCTCTTTATTGTAATGGTGGACTAGGTGTACTGTACTTCAAGTAGGCATGCTAGACACATTAAATGGCTTCGATGCCTGCTTCACCTTATGAACATTTCCCGGCTACAGGCATGTGTACAGAAGTTACCTTAATAACAGTTAGAGCATATCGCATTTTCTTATCATTCTATAAAATCTAATACCAGCCTCTTGTCAAATGACAATTATCTCTAACCTTGATGAATTAGCATATGTATAGGTAAACAAATGAGCTGCCctctgaaaaacaaacaaaatcatttCAGCAGCAGTTCAAGTCACAATGTGGGTACAGACAACAATAAAGCTACCGTACCTGAGCCATAGTCCCATCTCCCTTTGGTGTTACAAACTGGATGCCGCTATCTGGATGCTCCAAGGAGTATTCAATGCTCACACGGAACTGCTTGCGCTCTGGGATTTCAAAGGATGGTCATAATAAGGAATTATTAAATACATTTTCAAGAAAAGAATTGCTGTGACATGTAAACTCACCCATGGCACATGAAAGAACCTCTTTTGGAATCCTGATAACCAGCTCCCCTCCTCCGTAATCAGGGTCAGCAGAGCTAACAGCATTTTGCTGGCATGCCAGAAAATAGTCCAGATTTCGCCTAATAGGAATAAAATTATCAGATAAACAACTTGGCTCCAGTGGTAAAGATAGGAGAAGAGTTTAATCTTACTTTTTACCATCAGGACACACTGGTCTACTGGAATCTTCCAGCTGGAATCCTGCCTCATACCAATCCTCTTTCTTTTCCTCTCGTATACAGACTCTCATGATTCCTTAGTGGTTATTAAGGAAGACGAATTCCCCTATCCTATGGCACTAGTAAAAGATCCCAACAGTAACTTACATGAATACACCAATCACAGACACAGGTTTGTTTGGCCGAATAGAGATATATTTCCAAGCCAAGACAGATAGAAATTATAAAACATATAGAGTCTTTGCATGTGAACATGAATCGAGCAATGATCAAGAAATATGATGCCTATTCTCATGTAACTAATTAATACCTCACTATTCAAACTTATTAAAATGAATTACAACTGAGCCATAGGGGgcaattaaatattttaaggAACCCAAAATACCCCAATAATAACCTTGTAACATTGTAGTATGTTTTTTGGTCTTAAATTATAGACACACATCACCACAAGTAAAAATATCCAGTCTTATGCACTCATTGTAATAGGATCAAACATTTGATTATTTCATATACTTCTCTGTGGTTGAAAAGAGTACAAGTTATCATTACTGGATGGGGTAACTGAATAAACGGTTCATGATGACAAATCTAAAGGATACGGCACTGCTTGCAGTTGAGCTTGAGCCTGTTCAAATTGCTTGTGAGTGGCAGCACGCGAAGCTCCACAAATCCCTGTTAAGTAAGAAAACAGCAAAGCATTCCAAGGGCATTAAAGGTGACAGTGGAAGTGTACTTAAAAATGAGCGTTGTAGTAAACAAGCAGCCATGCAACAACAGAAACAGCATACTGCTTTGGTTAAGATTAGGGAGTGTTAATAAAATACacagaggggggagggaagatttttactcaagacaagacaccttaaaatttcagagcacccctttcattgtaaatttttttcggtgccccccccccccccttcagaaCCCCAAAATTTTCGGAGCCCCCTTACGAcctcaataacaaaaaaaggcTTTAAATCTGGGAAATGAATACTGCAAAGTTGCCCTCCTTGTTCGAGTTGATGATCCAGTCAAGTTCTTCTTTATTTCCGAGTCCAACACAGGTGCAGATCTAGCTTTTTACCTTCACAGTGATTTTGGAATGAACAgacatgaaaataataaaaaaggcagcccagggggggggggggggtgaattcAAGTCAGGAGGATTTTTTTCTCTCATGATCAAAAGGCGGGAATTCTTTTAGGCAtacttcatattttttttcatgtaaaATCATGTTAAATGGTGCAGGGATTTTTTCAATCAGTTGTTTGCTTCTCaaaatcccctccccccctcaaaagtcaaatggtccgCCCCTAGGTCGCCTGTGAAGGAATATACAtttgtatatatttgtttttgttaacaaTATTCTTCTGTAAAAAAAGGGATAATGTCCaacgtaaaaaaaatgtatgtatATCCTTTTGGGGATTTGCATGCTCCACCACTGTTTAGAAGTTtatttcaatttgttcctgttaTTCTGATAATAAGCTGTATTGGTAACCAACTGTTATATACTGGAAGTATCTATATTATGGTTTATAAGACAGTTATAAAGAAGTATTAAATACAT from the Nematostella vectensis chromosome 4, jaNemVect1.1, whole genome shotgun sequence genome contains:
- the LOC5504004 gene encoding transcription initiation factor TFIID subunit 2 isoform X3: MRVCIREEKKEDWYEAGFQLEDSSRPVCPDGKKRNLDYFLACQQNAVSSADPDYGGGELVIRIPKEVLSCAMERKQFRVSIEYSLEHPDSGIQFVTPKGDGTMAQRAAHLFTYTYANSSRLWFPCVDSYAEVCTWSIDITVDKDMVAVSCGELVDQVFTIDERRKTFHYALNIPTSAVNIAVAVGPFEIYVDPIMPEVTNFCLPGLLANLKHSTAFLHDVFEMYEENLSCRYPYTHYKQVFVDQAYSVKAAYASMSIFNTSLLHSSRIIDQTFITRRVLAQALAEQFFGCYICMQDWSDAWLCSGIAGYLYSLYVKKAFGNNEYRYWIMKETESVCQYETDGPGLPPLHSNMIESTANQSSSSSQDSPRSAAGSSIHLHPHLTSVKQREVAWSKSHLVLRMIEIRIGQEPLLQVFNKLLSLANTTAQPKVDSSLWRNLLLSTSGFLKSISTVSGKDINVFIDQWICHSGIAKFHGSFVFNRKRNIVELDIKQDLSKGTVKYVGPLTVCVQELDGSFNHTVQIEDITSRHELPCHSKSRRNKKKKIPLMTGEEVDMNLDAMDSDSPVLWLRIDPEVTWLRQVSFEQPDYMWQYQLRHERDIMAQVQSLVALERFPTAPTRDALMDIITQKECFYRVRQEACMCLAKVASASADSWTGQTAMLNIFKNMFGSKSAPQIIRYNDFSNFISYFVLKTLPIAIASVRNIHSQCPREVVLFLMDLLKYNDNRLNKYSDSYHLASLIEALSATVTPGVAMVSTQSDGKLLVKLKDDTQLVLAEVIRRLNLEKLQPSYRYCVTVSCLKALRNLQVNGQVPADSVAFEFYAGFGHFEDVRCSAIECLADYTKVEVSEKTLNFLMEIVEKDPVPYIRHHTLRVLSDNPPFTRKSDSPLCTQVLVERLWHFMCTVHDWRLRCDAVDLYSALFGRLTPSCVPSQGMGIVIDLKEKKIMNLSPLPSSGSPRGSVSGEESTASRKSHKRKSRAVSPTDFDSQPDTPKSFESACSDNSKLKLKIKLEKEEGGVDSGAEQRMKEVEAAMSEIRKHKKKKKKHKHRDEKGKRKMSTSSSNYDSPLMFDHSMQ